In Arachis hypogaea cultivar Tifrunner chromosome 2, arahy.Tifrunner.gnm2.J5K5, whole genome shotgun sequence, a genomic segment contains:
- the LOC112750302 gene encoding zinc finger CCCH domain-containing protein 48 — protein MAVITTTRRSERFRRTTPPTCKYWLAGRCNRNPCRFSHSSPTLPSNAYYNGNTTYKHSKQPTNCASKTLEKPANRAPMAVVSVEKPTKCEPMAMSDEKITVCGLEAVSVEEPTKCVQKAVLIEKTADVEDVDTVIAEAPVEKSRSICKYWMTDTCVHGDLCQNLHSWFYGDGFSTLARLHEHKKAVTGIALPAGSDKLYSGSTDGTVRAWDCNTGRCLGVINLNSEVTSLVSEGSWIFAGVKNAVKAWNIQTGADFTLDGPMGQVLSLNVGNDILLAGAEDGVIYAWRVSSDPKAESPFELVATLSGHTKPVVCLAIGCYKMLYSGSMDHSIKVWDLDTLQCTMTLNGHSDVVTSLICWDHYLLSSSSDCTVNVWVCTEEGILKVAYTHTEKNAVLGLYGMTDAEAKPILFCSCKGNSVRMYELPTFLERGRLFTRQEIRSFEIGPNGLFFTGDGTGLLNVWKWLEEPKVPCS, from the exons ATGGCTGTTATAACCACAACAAGGAGGAGTGAACGTTTCCGGCGAACAACACCACCGACATGTAAGTATTGGCTAGCTGGGAGATGCAACCGAAATCCTTGTAGATTTTCGCATAGCTCACCAACATTGCCATCGAATGCATACTATAATGGCAATACCACATATAAGCATTCAAAGCAACCAACAAATTGCGCATCGAAGACCCTCGAGAAGCCAGCAAATCGTGCACCAATGGCTGTTGTGTCTGTTGAGAAGCCAACCAAGTGTGAACCAATGGCTATGTCTGATGAGAAGATTACAGTGTGTGGACTAGAGGCTGTGTCCGTTGAGGAGCCAACCAAGTGTGTACAAAAGGCTGTATTAATTGAAAAGACTGCAGATGTGGAAGATGTGGACACCGTTATTGCTGAGGCTCCTGTGGAGAAATCACGAAGTATTTGTAAATATTGGATGACTGACACTTGTGTGCATGGTGACCTGTGCCAGAATTTGCATTCATGGTTTTATGGTGATGGGTTTTCTACACTTGCAAGGCTTCATGAACACAAGAAG GCTGTAACCGGGATTGCATTGCCGGCTGGTTCGGACAAACTTTATTCTGGCAGCACTGATGGCACAGTTCGGGCGTGGGACTGCAACACTGGCCGCTGTCTTGGTGTGATAAACCTTAATTCTGAAGTAACCTCGTTGGTATCTGAGGGCTCATGGATATTTGCCGGTGTGAAGAATGCTGTGAAG GCATGGAATATTCAAACCGGTGCAGATTTTACTCTTGATGGACCTATGGGGCAAGTCCTGTCCTTGAATGTTGGCAATGATATCCTCCTTGCTGGAGCAGAG GATGGTGTTATTTATGCTTGGAGAGTCAGCTCTGATCCCAAAGCTGAGTCTCCTTTCGAACTGGTTGCAACACTGAGTGGTCATACTAAACCGGTGGTTTGTCTTGCTATTGGATGCTACAAGATGCTTTATTCTGGGTCCATGGACCATAGCATTAAG GTTTGGGACCTTGATACATTACAGTGCACAATGACACTTAATGGACATTCTGACGTAGTCACATCACTTATTTGTTGGGACCATTACTTGTTATCGAGTTCTTCTGATTGCACGGTCAATGTTTGGGTGTGCACTGAGGAGGGAATTCTGAAGGTGGCATACACTCACACTGAAAAAAAT gcTGTTCTTGGACTGTATGGGATGACTGATGCAGAGGCGAAACCAATATTGTTCTGCTCGTGCAAAGGCAATTCAGTTCGTATGTATGAATTGCCGAC gtttttagagagaggtcgATTGTTTACAAGACAAGAAATTCGATCCTTTGAGATAGGCCCTAACGGACTCTTCTTTACTGGAGATGGGACTGGTTTGTTGAATGTGTGGAAATGGTTGGAAGAGCCTAAGGTGCCATGCTCCTGA
- the LOC112750287 gene encoding GDSL esterase/lipase WDL1: MVGPLRPEFVLFGSSIVQLSFGDEGWGSILANLYARKADIVLRGYSGWNSRRALEVLDKIFPKDANVQPSLVIVYFGGNDSVRPNPHGLGSHVPLQEYKENMRKIAIHLKSLSKKTRLIFLSSPPINEEQIRSTLSKQLGDLGRTNESCRIYSEACLEVCREMNVEAIDLWSALQKRNDWLNVCFKDGIHLSSEGSKIVAKEILKVLREADWEPSLYWKSMATEFSEDSPYDPTGADAKTPINVSNWTFQESFQWD, from the exons atggTAGGACCTCTGAGGcctgaatttgtgttgtttggttCATCCATTGTTCAACTTAGTTTTGGTGATGAAGGTTGGGGATCTATCCTTGCCAATTTGTATGCTCGCAAG GCTGATATAGTACTGCGAGGATACTCCGGTTGGAATTCAAGACGCGCTTTGGAGGTTCTTGATAAAATATTTCCCAAG GATGCCAATGTACAACCATCATTAGTAATTGTTTACTTTGGTGGCAATGATTCGGTTCGACCAAACCCACATGGTCTTGGTTCTCATGTACCCCTTCAAGAATACAAGGAAAATATGAGGAAGATAGCCATCCATCTTAAG AGCTTGTCAAAGAAAACTCGCCTAATATTTCTGAGTTCTCCACCCATCAACGAGGAACAAATCCGCAGTACACTCAG TAAACAACTGGGGGATTTAGGAAGGACAAACGAATCCTGTCGAATATATTCCGAAGCATGTTTGGAGGTGTGCCGCGAGATGAATGTCGAGGCCATTGATCTCTGGTCTGcactacagaaaaggaatgaCTGGTTAAATGTTTGCTTCAA GGATGGGATTCATCTATCATCTGAAGGGAGCAAGATTGTGGCAAAAGAGATATTGAAGGTTCTTAGAGAAGCAGACTGGGAACCTAGTTTGTACTGGAAGTCAATGGCAACAGAATTTTCAGAAGACTCACCATATGATCCAACTGGTGCTGATGCAAAGACCCCTATAAATGTTTCTAATTGGACCTTCCAGGAAAGTTTTCAATGGGACTAG
- the LOC112750309 gene encoding rhodanese-like domain-containing protein 10, with amino-acid sequence MATHQLNHMFKTSMVKNHKKQQPRTPRFHVFNNATTSSTTTPMSARKLIESGTVKTIFPKDASIAMNSEGFLLLDVRPTWETEKARVVGSVHMPIFVEDTDNSPVTLLKKWVHFGYIGLWTGQYLTTLNPEFLGQVEVAIPDKGTKVLVACGEGLRSMAAASKLYNGGYKNLGWLAGGFSRSKDDDFPGIEGTEKLQYATVGGVSYYFLQLLILLQAVEMGE; translated from the exons ATGGCAACTCATCAATTGAACCACATGTTCAAAACATCCATGGTGAAGAATCACAAGAAACAACAACCAAGAACACCAAGGTTCCATGTCTTCAACAATGCAACAACATCTTCGACCACCACTCCTATGAGTGCTAGGAAGCTCATAGAATCTGGCACCGTGAAAACTATATTTCCCAAAGATGCTTCAATTGCCATGAATTCTGAAGGGTTTCTTCTCCTTGATGTTAGGCCAACATGGGAGACAGAGAAGGCACGTGTTGTTGGGTCTGTGCACATGCCAATCTTTGTTGAAGACACAGATAATAGCCCTGTAACATTACTTAAGAAATGGGTGCATTTTGGTTATATTGGACTATGGACTGGTCAATATCTAACTACATTGAACCCTGAGTTTCTTGGTCAAGTTGAAGTGGCTATTCCGGATAAGGGTACCAAGGTTCTTGTGGCTTGTGGAGAGGGATTAAG GTCAATGGCAGCAGCTTCAAAGTTATATAATGGAGGTTACAAAAATCTGGGATGGTTAGCCGGCGGCTTCAGCCGATCAAAGGACGACGACTTCCCTGGGATCGAAGGAACAGAGAAGTTGCAGTATGCTACAGTTGGAGGAGTCTCTTACTATTTTCTTCAGTTGCTTATACTTCTACAAGCAGTGG aGATGGGTGAATAA
- the LOC112750280 gene encoding LIMR family protein At5g01460, translating into MGDFNLALLIVAIVVCVIVFLVNVYLLVNYQHPDDKNQAYFPKFVVVFGLSVAAISILMLPADVANRQACRHAIYNGACNLTLPMKTLWLVVYIVDAVLVFFVIPFAMFYYEGDQDKSIGKRIRSALLWMVTTAIVCALILGILYGLVGKVDFTVRHLSSSTTSFPSSWSLSNSQQCLGNGARQCSAYLANPSSEKTWTMRTTFPEYVVALATIVGSVLFAIFGGVGIACLPLGLIFSFIRRPKAVITRSQYIKEATELGKKARELKKAAESLHQEERSGAKGRKFRKNVKSVEKELFQLEEDVKLLEEMYPQGEQAETTWALTVLGYLGKLVLGILGLIVSVAWVAHIIIYLLIDPPLSSFLNEVFIKLDSIWGLLGTAAFAFFCFYLLLAVIAGATMLGLRLVFITIHPMKWGATLMNSFLFNVGLILLCSISVIQFCATAFAYYAQATAAQEIFGHTLESLRGIKYLYKYNVFQIAFVVLAGLTFVYYLIFGWRRRKPSGRFQLSS; encoded by the exons ATGGGGGATTTCAACCTTGCTCTGTTGATCGTGGCGATCGTGGTGTGCGTGATCGTGTTCCTGGTGAACGTGTACCTTCTCGTGAACTACCAACATCCTGATGACAAGAACCAGGCATACTTCCCCAAATTCGTCGTCGTTTTCGGTCTCTCTGTCGCCGCAATCTCCATTCTCATGCTCCCGGCAGATGTCGCGAACCGGCAGGCGTGTCGCCACGCGATCTACAATGGTGCGTGCAACCTCACGCTCCCGATGAAGACCTTGTGGCTCGTCGTTTACATCGTCGACGCCGTGCTTGTCTTCTTCGTTATTCCTTTCGCAATGTTCTACTATGAAGGCGACCAAGACAA GAGTATTGGCAAGAGGATTAGGAGTGCATTGTTGTGGATGGTGACCACTGCTATCGTGTGTGCTCTCATTCTGGGAATTTTGTATG GGCTTGTTGGGAAGGTGGACTTTACTGTCAGGCATCTCTCTTCTTCCACAACGTCATTTCCAAGCTCATGGAGCCTAAGTAACAGTCAACAATGCCTTGGAAATGGTGCCCGTCAG TGTTCTGCATATTTGGCTAATCCTTCATCAGAGAAAACATGGACCATGCGTACTACCTTCCCTGAATATGTTGTTGCTCTTGCTACTATTGTTGGTTCTGTGCTTTTTGCT ATATTTGGTGGTGTTGGCATTGCCTGTCTTCCATTAGGACTTATATTTTCATTTATTCGGCGCCCAAAGGCTGTTATCACTCGTTCACAATATATCAAG GAAGCAACTGAGCTGGGCAAGAAAGCAAGAGAACTGAAGAAAGCAGCTGAGTCACTTcatcaagaagaaagaagtggtgcaaaggGTAGGAAATTTCGCAAAAATGTGAAGTCAGTAGAAAAG GAATTGTTTCAACTAGAAGAAGATGTAAAGCTTCTTGAGGAGATGTACCCACAAGGCGAGCAG GCTGAGACAACATGGGCGCTAACAGTTCTTGGATATCTGGGAAAGCTTGTTTTGGGAATTTTAGG GCTTATTGTTTCTGTGGCATGGGTTGCACATATCATCATCTATCTATTAATCGATCCTCCTCTATCTTCTTTCCTGAATGAAGTTTTCATCAAGCTGGATAGTATATGGG GTCTTCTGGGAACAGCCGCGTTTGCATTTTTCTGCTTCTACCTTTTGCTTGCTGTTATTGCTGGTGCAACAATGCTAGGGCTGAGACTAGTTTTCATTACTATACATCCTATGAA ATGGGGAGCGACTCTCATGAACTCTTTTCTGTTTAATGTGGGCCTTATCCTTCTCTGCTCCATCAG TGTGATCCAGTTCTGTGCGACAGCATTTGCCTACTATGCTCAAGCAACTGCAGCACAGGAAATATTTGGCCACACCTTGGAGAGTCTGCGTGGAATTAAATATTTGTACAA GTACAACGTATTTCAGATCGCATTTGTTGTGTTGGCTGGATTGACATTTGTGTATTATCTTATCTTT GGATGGAGAAGAAGAAAGCCTAGTGGCAGGTTCCAATTGTCTTCATGA